The genome window ACCGAACCGGCGCCGTCCTACGTTTTCGAGACCACCGACGAGCTGATGCTGCTGCGCGCGGCGCGCCTCGCCGCCGAGTTCGGTCTTGCGGCCGTCTTCGTCGGCTCGGGCTACGAGTACCGCCAGGCGGACGCCATCGCCGCGCTCGGCCGGCCGTTGATCCTGCCGGTTTCGCTGCCGCCGGTGCCGCCGGTGGCAGCCGCCGAGGACGCCCGCGACGTCACGCTCGCGCAGCTCCGCCACTGGGAGCGCGCTCCGCGCAACGCCGCGGAGCTCGCACGCCGCGGCGTGCGGTTCGCCTTCACCGCGCACGGGCTGCGCAAGGAAGAGCGGTTCTGGGACAATCTCCGGAAAATCGTCCGGGCGGGACTGGCGGAGGAGGCGGCGCTCGCTGCGCTCACCACGGTCCCCGCCGAGATCCTCGGGATCGACGGCGTGGCCGGCACGCTCGAGCCGGGCCGCCGGGCCGACTTCGTCATCGCCGGGGGCGATCCGTTCCGGGACGAGGTGCCGTTCCACGAGGTCTGGATCGGCGGCCGGCGCGCGCGGCGCATCGTCCCGCTCGACCAGCGGGATTTCCGCGGCCGTTACCGGCTCGTCGCCGGGGGGCGCGATCTGACGCTCGAGATCGGCGGGCGGCCGACGAAGCCTTCCGGCACGCTGAGCTGGGAAGGGGCGGAGACCCCCGCCAAGCTCCGCGAACTGAGGCTCGAGCCGAAGCGGCTCTTCTTCGCCGCGGCCGTCGAACCGCTCGGCGGCGTGCTCCGCGTCGTGCTCGACGCGCGCCGCGAGCCGCCGGTGGCGAGCGTCACGCTGCCCGACGGCACGACGGAGTCGGCCGGGATCACGCCGCTCGAAGAGGAGCCGGATACCGCAGGGGAGCGGGAAGCCGAACCCTCGTCCGAAGAGACACCGCTCGTTTCGCGCCTGACCCAACCCCCGGTCGCCTTCGGCCTCGAGCGGCTCCCCGAGCCGGAGACGGTGCTGATCCGGCATGCGACGCTGTGGACCATGTCGGACCGGGGCACGCTCGAGGACGCCGACATCCTGCTCGACAAGGGCCGGATCGCGCGGATCGGCCGCGGACTCCGGCCGCCGCGCGGCGCGAGGGTGATCGACGGCCGCGGCCGGCACGTCACCCCCGGGATCGTCGACGCCCACTCGCACATCGCGGTCTCTCGAGGCGTCAACGAAGGCAGTCATTCCGTCACCGCCGAGGTGCGCATCGCGGATGTGCTCAACCCCTATGACATTTCGATCTATCGCGCTCTCGCCGGCGGCGTCACGACGGCTCTCGTGCTCCACGGATCGGCCAACGCGATCGGGGGGCAATCGCAGGTGATCAAGCTGCGATGGGGCCGTCCGGCGGAGGATCTGAAGTTCGCCGCGGCCGCGCCGACGATCAAGTTCGCGCTCGGAGAGAACGTCAAGCAGTCGAACTGGGGCGACCGGTTCCGGACGCGCTACCCGCAAACTCGGATGGGAGTCGAGGCGGTGATGCGCGACGCCCTCCTCGCCGCGCGCCGCTACCAGGAGCAGTGGAGGCGCTACCGGGCGCTGCCCGAGAAGAAGCGGCGCCGTACCGTGCCGCCCCGCCGCGACCTGCAGCTCGAAGCCCTCGCCGAGGTTCTCGACGGCAAACGGCTCGTCCATGCGCACTCCTACGTCCAGAGCGAGATCCTGATGCTCATGCGGCTCGCGGAGGAGTTCGGCTTTCGGATCGGGACTTTCACGCACGTGCTGGAGGGATACAAGGTCGCGCCGGAAATCGCCGCGCACGGAGCGGGCGGATCGACCTTCTCCGACTGGTGGGCGTACAAGTTCGAGGTCTACGAAGCGATCCCGCACAACGCCTGCTTGATGCACCGCCGCGGCGTCGTCACCTCGATCAACTCCGACTCGCCGGAGACGATGCGGCGGCTGCCGGTGGAGGCCGCGAAGACGGTCATGTACTGCGGGCTGTCACCGGAGGAAGCGCTCGCGATGGTGACGATCGCGCCCGCGAGGCAGCTCCGCGTCGACGATCGGATCGGCAGTCTCGAGGAGGGCAAGGACGCCGACGTGGTGGTGTGGAACGGGAATCCGCTGTCGGTCTACAGCCGCGTCGAGACGACCTTCGTCGACGGGATGGAGCTGTTCTCGCGCGAGCGCGACCTCGCCGAGCGCCGGAAGATCCGTGCGGAACGCGAAGCGTTGATCCAGAAGGCGCTGCGGGCGGGCGCGCCGGCGCGCCAGGGGAAGGGCCGGCGGGAAACCGGCCCGGAAGAGGAACCGGAGTGGCATTGCGATGACGTCGTGGACGTGTGGCATGCGCGGTAGCGGCGCGGCCTTGGCGGTTCTCGCGCTGGCGGCGGTGCCCGCGGCGGGGCACGACATCGCCCCCGCCCCGCCACAGGACCATCCGATCCTGCTGCGCGGCGGCGATCTGCACACGGTCTCCCACGGCGTTCTGGAGCACACCGACCTGCTTTTCGATCGCGGGCGGATCGTCGCGATCGGGCGGGGACTCGAAGCGCCGGAAGGGGCGGAGGTGATCGACATCGCCGGCCGGCAGGTCTACCCGGGATTGATCGCGCTCGACACGACGCTCGGATTGAGCGAGATCGGGGCCGTGCGCGCCACGAACGATACGTCGGAGGTCGGCGAGCTGACGCCCGAGGTGCGGGCGGCGATTGCCTACAATCCCGACTCGGAGTTGATCCCCACCGTGCGGGTGCACGGCATCGCCGTCGCGCAGGTGGCACCCCGAGGCGGCTTGATCTCGGGCCGCTCGTTCGTCGTGGAATTGGACGGCTGGACCCGCGAGGACGCGGGACTGCTCGATCCGGGCGGTTTGTTCGTCAACTGGCCGGGCCCGCGACTGCGGACCGGCCCGGGGGCACCGCCGCTCGAGGAACAGCGAAAGCGACAGCGCGAGACGTTGTCCCGCCTGCACGACGCGTTCGAGACCGCGCGGGCCTACGACGCCGCTCGCGATGCCGGAGAGGAGCAGCCGGTGGACGTGCGCTGGGAATCGATGCGCCCCTACGTCCGCGGGGAGCGGCCTGTCTTCGTCCGGGCGAACGACGTGCGCCAGATCGAGCAGGCGCTGGACCTGGCCGAGGAGTTCGGCCTCCAGATCGTCATCGTCGGCGGGCGCGAGGCCGACGCGGTCGCGGAGCGCCTTCGGGAGCGGAATGTACCGGTGGTCACCGGGAGCACCGCCGCCCTTCCCGCGCACCGCGACGATCCGTACGACCAGGCGTTCGAGCTCCCGGCGCGGCTCGCCCGGGCCGGGGTTCGCTTCGCCATCGCGCACCTTTCGGCCGCGCCGTGGGACCAGCGGAATCTCCCTCTCCAGGCCGGGCTGGCGGCCGCTTACGGGCTCCCGCGCGAGCAGGCGTTGCGCGCGATCACGCTCTCCCCGGCGGAGATCCTCGGCCTCGCCGATCGCCTCGGCTCCCTCGACCCCGGCAAGGATGCCACGCTGGTCGTGTCGGAAGGTGACCTGCTCGACCACCTCGGCCGCAGGGTGACGCTGCTGTTCATCGAGGGACGGAAGATCGATCTCGACAACCGGCACGAGCGCCTCCGCCGCAAGTACCGGGCCAAGCCGGCCCCCCGGGAAGCCCGCGAGCCCTGATGGCCGGCCGGGGAAGCTTGCCGCGGAAGATCCGGGAGCTGCTCGGCGCGCGCGTCCTCCCGCGCTCGGTGATCGCCCTCGGCGTGGCCTCCTTCGCCAACGACGTCGCCTCGGAGATGGTGACGCCACTCATCCCGTTGCTGCTGACCGTGGACCTCGGCGCCGGTCCGACCGCTGTCGGGCTCGTGGAAGGACTCGCGGAGACCGCCGCCTCCCTCCTCAAGCTGTGGTCCGGCCGCCTCGCCGACCGCGGAGTGGCCGCCCGCCCCCTGGTCGCGGGGGGCTACGGCTTGTCGAACGCGGTCAGACCGCTCATCGGCCTGTGCTGGGCCTGGCCGCAGGTGGCGGCCGCGCGCCTCGCCGACCGCGTGGGCAAGGGGCTGAGGACCTCGCCGCGGGATGCGCTGATCGCGCGGGCGGTACCGGAGGGCGTTCGCGGGCGCGCCTTCGGCTTCCACCGGGCCATGGACCATGCCGGGGCGATGCTGGGACCGATCGCCGGCTTCGCGCTCCTGCAGGCGGGATGGGGTGTCCGGCGGGTCGTGCTGGCTTCCGCGCTCCCCGGGCTGCTCGTGGTCGCCGCGGTGCTCCGGGGGGTCCCGGCCGGCTCGCGCCTGGCTCCCGCCGGGTCGACGCCGGCCCCTCTGCGGTGGCGGCTCCTCGACCGGCGGCTGAAGGGCCTTCTCGTCGCGGCGGGAGGTCTGGCGCTGTCCAGCGTCCCCGACGCGTTCGTCGTCCTCTGGGCTCACGAGGGAGGGGTGCGCGTGGCATGGGTGCCGCTCCTCTGGGCCGCCGCCCACCTCGTTCGCGCGGCCGTCGCCTACCCCGCGGGGCGGGCGTCCGACCGGTTCGGGCGCACCCCCCTCCTGATCGGTGGCTGGTCCGCCCGCGTCGCCGTGCTCGCGGCCATGCCCGCCATGCCGCCGGGTCCCGCCGTCTGGATCGGCTTTTTGAT of Acidobacteriota bacterium contains these proteins:
- a CDS encoding amidohydrolase, translated to MRAFRLATLAVLVGLASPVPASVTGTAPPLGLRPHDPERHAFVHARIVIAPGTAIDDGLLLTEGERVAYAGPMRTPPAGAAVHDLAGKTIYPGFIDPYTEYGLPPSAPAPAPEKPSAPRYEAERQGPSAWNEAIHAEIRWADRFVPNPEQAKPYLERGVTAVGAVRLDGIFRGRGFAATLAARPPNETLLVADGPQFLSFDKGSSRQAYPSSLMGSIALIRQTLLDARWYRQAHDAYALDPNQPRPEFNSALEALTEPAPSYVFETTDELMLLRAARLAAEFGLAAVFVGSGYEYRQADAIAALGRPLILPVSLPPVPPVAAAEDARDVTLAQLRHWERAPRNAAELARRGVRFAFTAHGLRKEERFWDNLRKIVRAGLAEEAALAALTTVPAEILGIDGVAGTLEPGRRADFVIAGGDPFRDEVPFHEVWIGGRRARRIVPLDQRDFRGRYRLVAGGRDLTLEIGGRPTKPSGTLSWEGAETPAKLRELRLEPKRLFFAAAVEPLGGVLRVVLDARREPPVASVTLPDGTTESAGITPLEEEPDTAGEREAEPSSEETPLVSRLTQPPVAFGLERLPEPETVLIRHATLWTMSDRGTLEDADILLDKGRIARIGRGLRPPRGARVIDGRGRHVTPGIVDAHSHIAVSRGVNEGSHSVTAEVRIADVLNPYDISIYRALAGGVTTALVLHGSANAIGGQSQVIKLRWGRPAEDLKFAAAAPTIKFALGENVKQSNWGDRFRTRYPQTRMGVEAVMRDALLAARRYQEQWRRYRALPEKKRRRTVPPRRDLQLEALAEVLDGKRLVHAHSYVQSEILMLMRLAEEFGFRIGTFTHVLEGYKVAPEIAAHGAGGSTFSDWWAYKFEVYEAIPHNACLMHRRGVVTSINSDSPETMRRLPVEAAKTVMYCGLSPEEALAMVTIAPARQLRVDDRIGSLEEGKDADVVVWNGNPLSVYSRVETTFVDGMELFSRERDLAERRKIRAEREALIQKALRAGAPARQGKGRRETGPEEEPEWHCDDVVDVWHAR
- a CDS encoding amidohydrolase, with protein sequence MRGSGAALAVLALAAVPAAGHDIAPAPPQDHPILLRGGDLHTVSHGVLEHTDLLFDRGRIVAIGRGLEAPEGAEVIDIAGRQVYPGLIALDTTLGLSEIGAVRATNDTSEVGELTPEVRAAIAYNPDSELIPTVRVHGIAVAQVAPRGGLISGRSFVVELDGWTREDAGLLDPGGLFVNWPGPRLRTGPGAPPLEEQRKRQRETLSRLHDAFETARAYDAARDAGEEQPVDVRWESMRPYVRGERPVFVRANDVRQIEQALDLAEEFGLQIVIVGGREADAVAERLRERNVPVVTGSTAALPAHRDDPYDQAFELPARLARAGVRFAIAHLSAAPWDQRNLPLQAGLAAAYGLPREQALRAITLSPAEILGLADRLGSLDPGKDATLVVSEGDLLDHLGRRVTLLFIEGRKIDLDNRHERLRRKYRAKPAPREAREP
- a CDS encoding MFS transporter codes for the protein MAGRGSLPRKIRELLGARVLPRSVIALGVASFANDVASEMVTPLIPLLLTVDLGAGPTAVGLVEGLAETAASLLKLWSGRLADRGVAARPLVAGGYGLSNAVRPLIGLCWAWPQVAAARLADRVGKGLRTSPRDALIARAVPEGVRGRAFGFHRAMDHAGAMLGPIAGFALLQAGWGVRRVVLASALPGLLVVAAVLRGVPAGSRLAPAGSTPAPLRWRLLDRRLKGLLVAAGGLALSSVPDAFVVLWAHEGGVRVAWVPLLWAAAHLVRAAVAYPAGRASDRFGRTPLLIGGWSARVAVLAAMPAMPPGPAVWIGFLIFAGTTALTEGAERALVGDRAPGRLRATAFGLYHLLHGMLALPGAVLFGLLWRAAGMALAFRAAALVTALSASAMLVAASGGERGSADGGIPQ